Proteins from a single region of Flavobacterium sp. YJ01:
- a CDS encoding HAMP domain-containing sensor histidine kinase → MTSLSFKNRIALNYIVGTGLLVLAVFSAIYFIVKLTVYNHIDENLRIEIEDHLKEIRIEKKVIVFMDAEEWEEREHNSVDVNPVFVQFLDLNKKIIEKSPNLKNEKLVFHENKDHFQLFDTKLLGNKIRQIQVPLHLKSKKIGYLIIAMSLSDSSKVLENLLDTLMITFPIILLILFFLARFYAGRSIKPINDIIYTSKIITKDNLKSRIPLPKTRDELFTLSKTINNLLNRIEDAVEREKQFTSDASHELRTPLTVIKGTLEVLIRKTRDSKEYEEKINYCINEVDHLNSLVDQLLLMARFENQKQNIKKENVYLNAAILDVLTLNAEKIKVKKLNVELEAVEEFGVYSDNYLTVTILRNIISNAVKYSKDGTRIKISLSREKNKINCLVSDEGIGIAKKDLESILNPFFRSDSLNHSEIKGTGLGLFIVKRMTDLLQIKFKIESEIGKGTKVLLVFDEYDNSLK, encoded by the coding sequence ATGACATCACTATCTTTTAAAAATCGAATTGCTTTAAATTACATTGTTGGAACCGGACTTTTGGTTTTGGCTGTTTTTTCGGCTATTTATTTCATTGTAAAACTTACTGTTTACAATCATATTGACGAGAATTTAAGAATCGAAATTGAAGATCACTTAAAAGAAATCAGAATTGAAAAAAAAGTAATAGTCTTTATGGATGCCGAAGAATGGGAGGAAAGGGAACATAATTCTGTTGATGTAAATCCTGTTTTTGTCCAATTTTTAGATTTGAATAAAAAGATTATCGAAAAGTCTCCTAATTTGAAAAATGAAAAATTAGTTTTTCATGAAAATAAAGACCATTTTCAGCTTTTTGATACCAAATTATTAGGCAATAAAATTCGTCAAATTCAAGTTCCGCTTCATTTAAAATCGAAGAAAATCGGTTATCTGATTATTGCGATGTCTCTTTCTGATTCTTCAAAAGTTTTAGAAAATCTGTTGGATACTTTGATGATTACTTTTCCAATTATTCTTTTAATACTGTTTTTTCTAGCTCGATTTTATGCAGGAAGAAGCATAAAGCCAATTAATGATATAATTTATACTTCTAAAATTATCACAAAAGATAATCTGAAATCTAGAATTCCGCTGCCAAAAACAAGAGATGAATTGTTCACGCTTTCTAAAACAATTAATAATCTTTTAAATCGAATTGAAGACGCAGTAGAACGTGAAAAACAGTTTACTTCAGATGCTTCGCACGAACTTCGAACACCTTTAACAGTTATTAAAGGAACACTTGAAGTATTGATTCGTAAAACGCGCGATAGTAAAGAATATGAAGAAAAAATTAATTACTGTATAAATGAAGTTGATCACTTAAATTCTCTTGTAGATCAATTGCTTTTAATGGCACGTTTTGAAAATCAAAAGCAAAATATCAAGAAAGAAAATGTTTATTTAAATGCTGCAATTCTAGACGTTCTGACATTGAATGCTGAGAAAATTAAAGTTAAAAAGCTCAATGTTGAATTAGAAGCTGTTGAAGAATTTGGTGTTTATTCTGATAACTATTTAACCGTTACAATTCTTCGAAATATTATTTCAAATGCTGTGAAATATTCTAAAGATGGAACTAGAATTAAAATTTCTTTATCTAGAGAGAAAAATAAAATAAATTGTCTTGTTTCTGATGAAGGAATTGGAATTGCAAAAAAGGATTTGGAATCAATTTTAAATCCATTTTTTAGATCTGATTCTCTAAATCATTCTGAAATTAAAGGAACTGGATTAGGTTTGTTTATTGTAAAAAGAATGACAGATCTTCTACAAATTAAATTTAAAATAGAAAGCGAAATAGGAAAAGGAACCAAAGTTTTATTGGTTTTTGACGAATATGATAATTCATTAAAATAA
- a CDS encoding response regulator transcription factor, with translation MHILIVEDELGIVQFLKQGLQEEGYQITTANDGSKGFELVQEQKFDLILLDWMLPKINGLDLCKAIRVKDQITPIIFLTAKDTVQETIEGLKAGANDYIKKPFSFEELVERIKVHFRNKIKTEILTLGTITIDLSKHIVLKGEEEISLTQREFELLTYLIQNKGKVCTRNQILRDVWEINFEYDTGVIDVFMNAIRKKLNLKIEEDYIKTIRGIGYIAND, from the coding sequence ATGCATATTTTAATAGTAGAAGACGAATTAGGAATTGTTCAGTTTTTAAAGCAAGGTCTACAGGAAGAAGGTTATCAAATAACCACTGCAAATGATGGTTCTAAAGGTTTTGAACTGGTTCAAGAACAGAAATTTGATTTGATTCTTTTAGATTGGATGCTTCCAAAAATAAATGGATTGGATTTGTGTAAAGCGATTCGAGTTAAAGATCAAATTACTCCAATTATTTTTTTGACTGCAAAAGATACTGTTCAAGAAACAATTGAAGGTTTAAAAGCAGGAGCAAATGACTACATTAAAAAACCATTTAGTTTTGAAGAACTTGTAGAACGCATAAAAGTTCATTTTAGAAATAAAATCAAAACGGAAATCTTAACGCTTGGAACAATTACGATTGATTTATCAAAACATATTGTCTTGAAAGGCGAAGAAGAGATTTCTTTAACGCAAAGAGAGTTTGAATTGCTAACATATTTGATTCAGAATAAAGGGAAAGTATGTACTAGAAATCAGATTTTGCGAGATGTCTGGGAAATTAATTTCGAGTATGATACTGGTGTTATTGATGTTTTTATGAATGCGATTCGTAAAAAACTAAACCTTAAAATTGAAGAAGATTATATCAAAACTATTCGCGGCATTGGTTATATCGCCAATGATTAA